A single region of the Sphingobium sp. EP60837 genome encodes:
- the recN gene encoding DNA repair protein RecN produces MLTNLSIRNVVLIEALDLEFGAGLGVLTGETGAGKSILLDSLGLALGARADSGLVRSGEAQASVTATFDIPRADHRAAQLLGDNGIDLESGEPLIIRRTLKADGGSRAFINDQACSAALLRDVGGTLVEIHGQHDDRGLLNPRGHRTLLDAYGRCDNGAVSRAYMAWRAAAERLAESRAAVEVAARDREYLTHAVEELSRFAPEPGEEAALAEERATMQKGARLADDLSAVTECLTGSDGGLAQLRQAARRLDRIVGEYEPLAEVLAALDRAVIEAGEAEDRLTSAAEALSFDSARLDSIETRLFDLRGLARKHHVAADELAALRDDMAGKLAAIEGGEEHLAALEAEVAANALAYREAAQSLSDQRKEAAARLDAAVAAELAPLKLDAARFRTVVAPLDEGQWSPQGMDRVEFEISTNPGAPFASLVKIASGGELSRFILALKVALAERGGADTLIFDEIDRGVGGAVASAIGDRLARLAQSNQILVVTHSPQVAARGAGHMLIAKASDGTVTRTGVHALNDGERREEIARMLSGAEITVEARAQAERLLGV; encoded by the coding sequence TTGCTGACCAACCTCTCCATCCGCAATGTCGTCTTGATCGAAGCGCTGGACCTGGAGTTCGGCGCGGGCCTGGGCGTGCTGACCGGGGAGACAGGGGCGGGCAAGTCGATCCTGCTCGATTCGCTGGGCCTCGCGCTGGGCGCGCGGGCGGACAGCGGTCTTGTGCGCAGCGGAGAAGCGCAGGCCAGCGTCACCGCGACCTTCGACATTCCGCGCGCCGATCATCGCGCCGCCCAATTGCTGGGCGATAATGGCATCGACCTTGAATCGGGCGAGCCGCTGATCATCCGGCGCACGCTGAAGGCCGATGGCGGCAGCCGCGCCTTCATCAATGACCAGGCCTGCTCGGCGGCGCTTCTGCGCGATGTTGGCGGCACGCTGGTCGAAATCCATGGTCAGCATGACGATCGCGGATTGTTGAACCCGCGCGGCCACCGCACCTTGCTCGACGCCTATGGCCGCTGCGACAATGGAGCGGTGAGCCGGGCCTATATGGCTTGGCGCGCGGCGGCGGAGCGGTTGGCGGAGAGCCGTGCGGCGGTGGAGGTGGCGGCGCGCGACCGCGAATATCTCACCCATGCCGTCGAAGAACTGTCGCGTTTTGCGCCGGAACCGGGCGAAGAGGCCGCGCTGGCTGAGGAGCGGGCCACGATGCAGAAAGGCGCCCGGCTGGCCGACGATCTGTCCGCCGTAACCGAATGCCTGACCGGATCGGACGGCGGCCTCGCGCAATTGCGGCAGGCTGCGCGGCGGCTCGATCGCATCGTGGGCGAATATGAACCGCTTGCGGAGGTGCTGGCGGCCCTGGACCGGGCGGTGATCGAAGCTGGCGAAGCCGAAGACCGGCTGACCAGCGCGGCCGAGGCGCTGAGCTTCGATTCGGCGCGGCTGGATAGTATCGAAACCCGGCTGTTCGATCTGCGCGGACTGGCGCGAAAGCATCATGTCGCGGCAGACGAACTAGCGGCTTTGCGGGACGACATGGCAGGCAAGCTGGCGGCAATCGAGGGAGGTGAGGAGCATCTCGCCGCGCTGGAGGCGGAGGTCGCGGCCAACGCGCTCGCCTATCGAGAGGCGGCGCAATCGCTGTCCGATCAGCGCAAGGAAGCCGCCGCCCGGTTGGACGCGGCCGTCGCGGCCGAACTGGCGCCGCTGAAGCTCGACGCCGCGCGCTTCCGCACCGTGGTCGCCCCGCTCGACGAAGGACAGTGGAGCCCGCAGGGGATGGACCGGGTGGAGTTCGAGATTTCCACCAACCCCGGCGCGCCCTTCGCGTCGTTGGTGAAGATCGCCTCGGGCGGCGAATTGTCGCGCTTCATCCTGGCCTTGAAGGTCGCGCTGGCGGAGCGGGGCGGGGCCGACACGCTGATCTTTGACGAGATCGACCGGGGCGTGGGCGGCGCGGTGGCCTCCGCGATCGGCGACCGGCTCGCGCGGCTGGCGCAGAGCAATCAGATATTGGTGGTCACCCACAGCCCGCAAGTCGCGGCGCGCGGGGCGGGGCATATGCTGATCGCCAAGGCGAGCGACGGCACGGTGACACGCACCGGCGTGCA